The following nucleotide sequence is from Hippoglossus stenolepis isolate QCI-W04-F060 chromosome 18, HSTE1.2, whole genome shotgun sequence.
tctcagATGGTCTGGCGGCGTTCCGAGCTTTCCTGCGCACCGAGTTCAGCGAGGAGAATCTGGAATTCTGGCTGGCGTGCGAGGAGTACAAGAAGATCAAGTCGCAGTCCAAGATGGCCTCGAAAGCCAAGAAGATCTTTGCAGAATACATCGCCATCCAGTCGTGTAAAGAGGTGAGCGAGAGGGGACAGAACTTGTAGCAGTTCTCTCAATGTTGTGTCTTGAAAGCGTAAACTCATCGCTTGTTTTTCGTTCCTTTCCTCTGCAGGTAAATCTGGATTCGTACACCCGAGATCACACCAAGGACAACCTGCAGAATGTGACGCGCTCCTGCTTTGACCTCGCGCAGAGGCGGATATACGGGCTGATGGAGAAGGACTCATATCCCCGCTTCCTCCGCTCAGAACTCTACTTGGACTTAATCAACCAAAAAAAGTCCAGCTCCACTTCGACTTCGTCTTCGTCATAAGAGACCGGGAAAAGACGAGAAAGCGAGACgactatgatgatgatgagagaaAAACGGGGCagacttgaaaaaaaaacacacagcggGGCGGGAGGGATGTGAGGTTctttgtttgcctttttttatttttatttctctgtgtgtgtgtgtcatcctgTCCactattttatttgaatttttttgtgGTGTGACATGACGCGGCAAAGCTCTATGGCACTGCAAAGGAATGTAGTTTACACAGTTACCaggtggatggatgaatggatggactGATGAATGGATGTTAaccggagaaaaaaaaacaatatagaaGCCCACAGGCGAGGGCTGGAGCGAGAGCTGGACGCTCGTCTGATCACTGTTTGCTTTTTGTCAGTGTCTTGTGAGAGAAAaatgacatttgtttgtgtccttgtgGAGTTGTACT
It contains:
- the rgs3a gene encoding regulator of G-protein signaling 3a isoform X6; this translates as MFHAMVDFSEKYLERAKDMKNRLAFLRRRNESPGSNPAGKLDKSMKSVKPTPEEALKWGDSLDKLLAHKYGLAAFRAFLRTEFSEENLEFWLACEEYKKIKSQSKMASKAKKIFAEYIAIQSCKEVNLDSYTRDHTKDNLQNVTRSCFDLAQRRIYGLMEKDSYPRFLRSELYLDLINQKKSSSTSTSSSS